The Treponema sp. OMZ 790 genome includes the window CTTTTCGGAAAAATAGACGAAGAGCAATTAAAAAATGCTGGCTGCCGTTTTGAAAATCAAACCTATTTAAAGCCGGCTCAAGAGCAAAAAGAAATCTTAATGAAGGTAATGCCCTTGGTAAAAGAAAGACTTCATCTTTTAAGCGAAATAACCGAAATGGTGCGCTTTCTCTTTGAAGAACCGGCAGTTCCTCCGGCTGAGGAAATAATCCCCAAAAAACTCGATGCCGAGACGACCAAGAAAGTACTTCAAAAAGCCATAGAAGCAATGCCTAAAATCAAAGGTCTTGACGACCACCAAGGCGGCGAAGTCTTTAGGGCAGAAGCCGATGCTATGGGTATAAAAATGGGAGACTTTATGATGCCTGTTAGAATGACTGTTACCGGCAGCAGAATAAGTCCGCCCCTTGTAGGCTCAATCCAAATATTGGGAATCGAAAAAGCTGTCAAACGCATAGAAAAAGCCATAGCGGAACGTTTTTAATTTTAGAGATATTAATTTTATTAAACCTATTGACTTTTTTAACAATTAGTTGTATTATGTTCTCATAATGAGAAAGAGTGTTTTACAGTATATTCGGTATTTTTATAAAATCAAGAAAAAACAGAGCACTCCTAATAATTGCTATACAAGAAAAGTCTTGTAAGAGGAGATAATTATGAAAAAGCAAAAAAAATTAACTGCCTTTGCAGTTTTGGTAATCGGATTAATCTTAATTCTAAGCGGCTGTCCGCAAGCAGGAAAAAGCAAAATTTCACAGGAACTACAAAATGCAACAGAGACCTTGCCCGGCAAATTAACTGATGCCCAAATTGAGGCAATGTTAGCAAATGTTGTTTGGCAGATGCAAAACGCAGAAAACAACGAAGAGCGGTTTATTGTATTTTGTGAAAGTAAGAGACTTACTGCAAGAATCGAAAACGGCGACTATGTAAAAGATTATGGAAACGAAAACGGTCCTACACCTTATAAACTTGAAAATGGTATACTTGAATTTATAGACAATAACGATGCCGAAAAGTGGATTGCCGAAATTCACTCAATCGATTCAAATTCTTTTGAAGCAACCTTAAAAGAAATTAAAGCAAAAAAAGAAGAACCCATAAAATTAAAGTATAAAAAAATAACTGATAACGCCGCTGAAATAATTGAAAAAATTAAAGAAGTTAACGCTCAACCGTAATATCCTCCTCAAACAGAGGAAAATAAATAAACCTGTATGGAACTGCTCCATATAGGTTTATTTTATAAAATGTAACTTTTCTAATAACTCTATGTTAAATTTTCGGAGTTAATTATGAATTTAAATTTAAAGTACAATCAAAATCAAGAAGCGGCAGATAAAATTGCGGCTTCCTTATCGGCACTGCAAGAAGAAAAATTATTTCATATTGATGTGTACGGCCTTGCAGAAGAATTAAACTTAAACAAAGAAACCATCTTAAATATTTTTATTCAGGGTGTGTATGACGGTTTTTTTACCATCGATTGGATCTATCATTGCCCGACCTGCGGAGGCGTTGCCCATGAAACCCTTTCGATACATGAAGCTGTTTCAGAAAACTACTGTCCTGCTTGTCAAAAAAACTTTAACAATACCTTGGACGACAATATTGAAGTTTTCTTCTCCATTCATCCGAATATAATACCCTTGAAGCCTTCATTAAAGGAAACCTATCTTGCAAAAATAGAAAACGATGTAAATACCGGGAATTACCTCACATGGAAAAAAACTAATTCCATAAAAGGAATCGATTTAATTCAAAACAATCTTTACAGAGAACTCATGGGTTCCGATGTTTTGATAGCCGAACAATCTCTTCAAATAATGAAAACGGCAATACTATTTACCGATATCAAAGGCTCAACTTTTATGTATTCGGAATTAGGAGATGCAAAAGCTTTTGCCCTTGTCAGAGAACATTTTAGAATTCTCTTTGATGTAATAAAAAAATTCAATGGTGTTCCTGTAAAAACAATAGGCGATGCGATTATGGGTGTGTTTATGAACTCTAAAAATGCAGTTGATGCCAGCATTGAAATACAAAAAGAATTGCACGGCCATTATAAGAACAATCCTGAAATTGAAAGAATTGAAGTAAAAATAGGCATCCATGCAGGCCCCGCTCTTGTCGTTACCTTAAACAATCGATTAGATTATTTCGGCACAAGCGTCAATATGGCTGCCCGCATCCAAAATGCAGCCAGACCCAATGAGGTAGTAATTTCGGAAGAGCTTTTTAACGACAAGGGAATACAAAAATCCATAGCCGAAATTACGGATAAGGTTCAACGCCAGCGCATAACCTTTAAAGGAATGAAAGAAGAGTCTACGGTTTATCACATAAGGGTCGAATAATTAAGTTTATAAAACTTAATGTCCTGTAAACTTCTCACCGGCGGAATTAAACACATTCCATTTCTTTATATTTGCAGTATTGACCTGCCGGCCGGAGCAAATGTTATTATCCGTACTATTTTCCCGTCTGTCAACTACGTATATATTTCCCATATCTCCGCTTGGGCGGGAAGGTAAAGATGTTATGAGTATTTCCATCTCTTTTTCTTTTATGCGGTTATTGTAACATGATACGTATTTTATATTATTATTGTTTAAAAAACTGAGCCCCATAAGTAAGTTATCATGACACCATAATTTTTCCAATTTTGGATTATTTCGTAAATTCAAAAATTGCAAACGATTTTCGCTTACAGATAAAAACTTCAATTCTGTATTTTTTGTAAGATCGATATTACTAATTTCATTTTTCTTACAATACAATGTATTTAATTTTGTATTATTAGACGTATTAAGGGCTTTTAGTTTATTATCTTGGCAATATAATTCTTTTAATTTTCTATTGCTGCTTATATTCAATTCTGTCAACATATTCGTTTTACAGCCAAGCTCTGTAAGATTTAAATTTTGCGTTATATCCAAAGATGTAAGCCGGTTTTCGGATAAATAAAGATACTCAAGGTTTTTAAGATTGGAGCAATTTATTTGAGATATATTGTTTTCATTGCAAGACAATGTTATCAACTTACTATTTTTTGATACATCCAGTTCACTTATATTTGTATTGGAACAATAACATTCTTGCAATTCAGGAAGATTAGAAATATCAAGAGAATTTAGTTGGTTATTATAACAACTCAATATCTCAATATTTTCATGTCCGTCTAAAGATAAAGAAGATAGATTATTGTTATAACAGTAAAACTCTCTAAGACTTAAGTTTTTGCTTATATCCAATTCGGATAATAAATTATCACCCGCTCCAAGAAAACTTATTTTAACATTTTTCGACAAGTCGAGATTTTCAAGCTTATTATTACCGCACCATAATTTGATTAAAAGAGGACTTGAGCTGATATCTATAGATGTGAGAGCATTCCCGGAACAAGCAAGAAATTTTAAATCTTTACAATTATCCGTATTTAAATATGTCAGCTCATTGTCATGGCAATATAATGTTGTAAGAGAGGTATTTTTGGACACGTCGAGAGACTCCAATTTGTTATTTTGCAGTTCTAAATGTGCTAATCTTGTGATATGTGAAACATCCAGTTCTCCAATTTGATTTTCATAACAAAAAATTTTTTTCAAATCGAAATTTTGGCCAAGATCTATATTGGTTAAACGATTTTTAAAACAAGACAAATATACAAGATTTCTGTTATTTGTAAGCTGCAAGTCTGTAAGATTGTTGTCAAAACATGAAAGGCTTGTTAATGAGGGGTTATTAGCTAAATCAATGCTTGTTATACGGTTTCCATCACAAAAAAATCTATTTATTTTACCGTATATAGTTATAGTATCACTATCAATGACATAATCACGATAGCCGGCCATACCGGGAGTAACATATGACGTTATATCTTCTTTTTCATCTATTTGTTTATTTCCGTTTAAATCAATCCATATAGGTTCACGATTATCGACAAATCTTTCAACCTTGAGTCTTAT containing:
- a CDS encoding adenylate/guanylate cyclase domain-containing protein, with the translated sequence MNLNLKYNQNQEAADKIAASLSALQEEKLFHIDVYGLAEELNLNKETILNIFIQGVYDGFFTIDWIYHCPTCGGVAHETLSIHEAVSENYCPACQKNFNNTLDDNIEVFFSIHPNIIPLKPSLKETYLAKIENDVNTGNYLTWKKTNSIKGIDLIQNNLYRELMGSDVLIAEQSLQIMKTAILFTDIKGSTFMYSELGDAKAFALVREHFRILFDVIKKFNGVPVKTIGDAIMGVFMNSKNAVDASIEIQKELHGHYKNNPEIERIEVKIGIHAGPALVVTLNNRLDYFGTSVNMAARIQNAARPNEVVISEELFNDKGIQKSIAEITDKVQRQRITFKGMKEESTVYHIRVE
- a CDS encoding leucine-rich repeat domain-containing protein produces the protein MDIKKLKKAVIFISFILVAAACSDNKPEKEHDIKTADSKNDKEEASINLPNTESIRLTTAKSKWDKIRLKVERFVDNREPIWIDLNGNKQIDEKEDITSYVTPGMAGYRDYVIDSDTITIYGKINRFFCDGNRITSIDLANNPSLTSLSCFDNNLTDLQLTNNRNLVYLSCFKNRLTNIDLGQNFDLKKIFCYENQIGELDVSHITRLAHLELQNNKLESLDVSKNTSLTTLYCHDNELTYLNTDNCKDLKFLACSGNALTSIDISSSPLLIKLWCGNNKLENLDLSKNVKISFLGAGDNLLSELDISKNLSLREFYCYNNNLSSLSLDGHENIEILSCYNNQLNSLDISNLPELQECYCSNTNISELDVSKNSKLITLSCNENNISQINCSNLKNLEYLYLSENRLTSLDITQNLNLTELGCKTNMLTELNISSNRKLKELYCQDNKLKALNTSNNTKLNTLYCKKNEISNIDLTKNTELKFLSVSENRLQFLNLRNNPKLEKLWCHDNLLMGLSFLNNNNIKYVSCYNNRIKEKEMEILITSLPSRPSGDMGNIYVVDRRENSTDNNICSGRQVNTANIKKWNVFNSAGEKFTGH